From a region of the Blastocatellia bacterium genome:
- a CDS encoding ketoacyl-ACP synthase III: MARFARIIGTGLSVPERVVSNAELSRWLGEDIDPFVSQVLGISERRWCREDESTADLAEGAARRALESAGLTPADVDLIVLATDTPEYLSPATSVVVQYRLGATRAATFDVNCACAGFVTALDVGAKYIQADEQYRHVLVIGAYAMSKYLDRADKKTVTIFADGAGAVVLGASREPGILASRLLADGQFHDYLGIYAGGTRLPITEAVLREGYFTKVRFVKKYPPETNIEGWPRIIERTLTAARLTLEEIALFLFTQVNLSTIRAVMDRLGLPLSRTHTVMHKWGYTGSACIPMALDDAVREGKVQPGDHLVLCASGGGMNMACVVLRW, from the coding sequence ATGGCGCGATTTGCTCGAATCATCGGCACGGGACTCTCGGTGCCGGAGCGGGTCGTCAGCAATGCCGAGTTGAGCCGCTGGCTCGGTGAGGATATTGATCCGTTCGTTTCGCAGGTTCTGGGGATTTCCGAACGGCGGTGGTGTCGGGAGGACGAGAGTACGGCGGATCTGGCCGAGGGCGCCGCTCGACGTGCTCTGGAGAGCGCCGGTCTGACTCCGGCGGATGTTGATCTCATCGTTCTGGCAACGGATACGCCGGAGTATCTCTCGCCCGCCACATCGGTCGTCGTTCAATATCGCCTGGGAGCGACGCGAGCCGCAACCTTCGATGTCAATTGCGCGTGTGCCGGGTTCGTAACGGCGCTTGATGTCGGAGCCAAGTACATCCAGGCCGATGAGCAGTATCGCCATGTGCTCGTCATCGGAGCCTATGCCATGAGCAAGTACCTGGATCGGGCGGACAAAAAGACGGTGACGATTTTCGCCGACGGTGCGGGAGCGGTCGTGCTTGGAGCTTCACGGGAGCCCGGCATCCTGGCCTCGCGATTGCTGGCCGATGGACAGTTTCACGATTATCTCGGCATCTACGCCGGAGGAACCCGACTGCCGATCACCGAAGCGGTGCTGCGCGAAGGCTATTTCACCAAGGTGCGATTCGTCAAGAAATACCCCCCGGAGACGAATATCGAGGGGTGGCCGAGAATCATCGAGCGAACTCTGACGGCGGCTCGGCTCACGCTCGAGGAGATCGCGCTCTTTCTTTTCACCCAGGTCAATCTGAGCACGATTCGCGCGGTCATGGACAGACTCGGCCTGCCCCTGTCGCGCACGCATACGGTCATGCACAAGTGGGGCTATACCGGGTCGGCCTGCATCCCGATGGCTCTGGACGATGCCGTCAGAGAGGGAAAGGTTCAACCGGGAGACCATCTCGTCTTGTGCGCGTCGGGCGGGGGGATGAATATGGCCTGTGTGGTGCTTCGCTGGTAG